A DNA window from Mytilus edulis chromosome 14, xbMytEdul2.2, whole genome shotgun sequence contains the following coding sequences:
- the LOC139503277 gene encoding uncharacterized protein, protein MEGSEAMFECETEEENSPVKWSKDGKPINDKAKNIRIETLRRNCHRLTISSTSLQDIGTYSILKNGICSKAVLEVKALFKRPLEQVSIVEGSDVQFECETEDESSSVKWFKDNCPIKHDTDNLKIETLPGHIYKLIISPASLQDSGRYKIEKNGIRSEAVLNVKALFKRPLTTETVMEGLNVLFKCETEEDNSSVQWFKDNMPITCDTGNLKMETLPGHIHKLIISPASLQDSGRYRIEKNGIRSEAVLNVKEMPETIKQMSDHDREEFLKATQSGTSKRYNVRVMIVGKGQVGKTSLLRRLMKEQIDDVKSTDGLDIVRKKCKINVDTGEWNLSTPKLFVISLFKAGKDPYCGWSGQNEQFAYCGFWDFAGQKEFYATHQTFLSSSAVYLLVVDISEEFKEKTHNKMIEESYDSIGEYIEFWLDNIHCYSTEVDDGSIQYNTNLDLNPPVIIVCTGIDKIQSAAIEERKQDFYDYLGKTLSLSAKRRHLREVHILSNEIPSDYGEEFERLRKDIFNKARTLKNWGDNLPTRWLVLEKEIYTKISVGIYTLSYNEAIKLAMDCSFPNLKQTTSELDSFLKYEHDIGNIIFFEDVKDLIVLDPKWLVDVFKCFVSHQYKRELINMPEWSKLEKNGKLLDSLIVRLLEKVPHLTLKKHKDFVLKIMEKFDIIVRPINDPNTDVVYMPCMIEAVTIDKIIEDIGAKDWKKTSWFYLEFDFLPPSYFNHILACFVKEMKLWTKKDNQLCIYRNIGLFDINEEFTKVLIVCLSTNSIGMQVRQWKGEDCYSVIKDKLIDLVHSMKLRYRMNILYKKKFKCSNGIYYKTEGRVDYDTLLRSSEYNCLEHAMIHSTTEIYRSWITVC, encoded by the exons ATGGAAGGTTCAGAAGCAATGTTTGAATGTGAAACAGAAGAAGAAAACAGTCCGGTAAAATGGTCAAAAGATGGTAAACCTATAAATGACAAAGCAAAAAACATAAGGATCGAGACATTACGACGAAATTGCCATAGACTTACGATTTCATCTACAAGTCTTCAAGATATAGGAACATACAGCATACTTAAGAATGGCATTTGTAGCAAAGCAGTATTAGAGGTTAAAG CACTATTCAAGCGACCACTAGAACAAGTATCAATTGTGGAAGGTTCAGACGTACAGTTTGAATGTGAAACAGAAGATGAAAGCAGTTCTGTAAAATGGTTTAAAGACAATTGTCCAATCAAGCATGATACAGACAACCTAAAGATTGAAACATTACCAGGacatatatataaacttattatttCACCGGCAAGTCTTCAGGATAGTGGAAgatacaaaatagaaaagaatgGGATTCGTAGCGAAGCTGTCTTAAATGTTAAAG CACTCTTCAAACGACCACTGACAACTGAAACAGTAATGGAAGGTTTAAACGTACTGTTCAAGTGCGAAACAGAAGAAGACAACAGTTCAGTTCAATGGTTTAAAGATAATATGCCAATCACATGTGATACTGGAAATTTAAAGATGGAAACATTACCAGGACATATACATAAGCTAATAATTTCACCGGCAAGTCTTCAGGATAGTGGAAGATACAGAATAGAAAAGAATGGAATTCGTAGCGAAGCTGTCTTAAATGTTAAAG aaatgccagagacaataaaacaaatgtcaGACCACGATAGAGAAGAGTTTCTAAAGGCAACACAATCTGGCACATCAAAACGATACAATGTAAGGGTTATGATTGTTGGAAAAGGTCAAGTTGGAAAAACATCTTTATTAAGACGTTTGATGAAGGAACAAATAGATGATGTTAAAAGTACCGACGGACTGGATATTGTAAGGAAAAAATGCAAGATTAATGTTGATACTGGTGAATGGAACTTATCTACAC CTAAATTATTTGTGATATCTTTATTTAAAGCCGGAAAAGATCCGTATTGTGGTTGGTCTGGTCAAAATGAGCAATTTGCTTACTGCGGATTTTGGGATTTTGCTGGACAGAAGGAATTTTATGCAACTCACCAAACCTTCCTCAGCTCAAGTGCTGTTTACCTCTTAGTAGTAGACATATCGGAAGAGTTTAAAGagaaaacacataacaaaatgATTGAAGAATCATATGATAGCATTGGAG AATACATTGAATTTTGGCTTGACAATATTCATTGCTATAGCACAGAAGTTGACGATGGATCTATTCAATACAATACAAATCTTGACCTTAACCCACCTGTTATTATAGTTTGTACAGGAATCGATAAAATTCAATCG GCTGCGATAGAAGAGAGAAAGCAGGATTTTTACGATTATCTAGGCAAAACTCTCTCTTTGAGTGCAAAACGCCGCCATCTTCGAGAGGTTCATATTTTGTCGAATGAAATTCCATCAGATTATGGAGAGGAATTTGAAAGACTACGGAAAGATATTTTTAATAAGGCTCGGACTTTAAAAAATTGGGGTGATAATCTTCCAACTAGATGGTTAGTTCTAGAAAAAGAAATTTACACGAAAATATCTGTAGGAATATATACTTTATCGTATAATGAGGCTATAAAATTAGCGATGGATTGTTCATTTCCTAACCTGAAACAGACAACTTCGGAACTCGACTCTTTTCTTAAGTATGAGCACGATATTggtaatataatattttttgagGACGTGAAAGATTTAATTGTGTTAGATCCTAAATGGCTAGTTGACGTTTTCAAATGTTTCGTCTCCCATCAGTATAAACGTGAACTTATAAATATGCCAGAATGGTCTAAACTTGAGAAAAATGGGAAACTGTTAGATAGTTTGATTGTGAGGTTACTAGAAAAGGTTCCACATCTAACTTTGAAGAAAcataaagattttgttttaaaaattatggAAAAATTTGACATTATTGTCCGACCAATAAATGATCCCAATACAGATGTCGTTTATATGCCTTGCATGATAGAAGCTGTGACAATCGACAAAATCATTGAAGATATTGGTGCTAAAGATTGGAAAAAAACCTCTTGGTTCTACCTGGAGTTTGACTTTTTACCACCGTCATACTTCAACCATATATTAGCCTGCTTTGTTAAAGAGATGAAACTATGGACAAAAAAGGATAATCAACTGTGCATATATCGCAATATAGGACTTTTCGACATAAATGAAGAATTTACAAAAGTACTCATTGTTTGCCTCTCAACAAATTCTATTGGAATGCAGGTCAGGCAGTGGAAAGGTGAAGATTGTTACAGTGTTATTAAAGACAAACTGATAGATCTTGTTCATTCAATGAAGCTACGATATCGTATGAATATTCTTTATAAGAAAAAATTCAAATGCTCTAATGGAATTTACTATAAGACTGAGGGAAGAGTTGACTATGATACTTTACTGCGTTCTAGTGAATACAACTGCCTGGAACATGCGATGATACATTCCACTACAGAAATTTACAGAAGTTGGATAACGGTATGTTAA